DNA from Triplophysa dalaica isolate WHDGS20190420 chromosome 9, ASM1584641v1, whole genome shotgun sequence:
GCAGATGACTGATTTCAGGCGTTCTATTTCCTGTGGTGGTAAGAACGGAGTGATCTGGAAGCTCCCAGATGATATCTGGCTTTGGAACTCCTTTGGCAAAACATGGAAGATAAACAGGAACTCCAGTCAGTCCTCTCACAGCTGGTGGAGGTCCAGTAATGATCCGGGGTGCAAATGCCATGATTATAACAGGCACGGTCAGAAGTGCCACACCAGCTTCATTCTTCGCTTGACACACATAGTTGCCGCCATCATTAATGGTTGTCCTTCGTATAACAAGTGTTCCATTTTCCATTAAATGGTAGCGTCCGCTTACTTGCGGACGGGAAAGAGCGTAACCTCCTGGCATGATCCAGGAAATCCTGGCTTTACGTCCATCTGTCAGGCAATGCAGGTAGAGAGGCTCTCCAGAAGAACAGCGAATCATCCCTCTAGGGCGTGTTAGAATGTAAGGCTTTTGAAACACCTCAAACACGATCAGCTTCTCTATGTAGCCCGCCTGGTTTTTGGCAGAGCAACGATATTTCCCTGCGTCTTCTCTCCTGGAGTGGTGAATGACGAGAGTGCCGTCCTTACTCAGGTGATACCTTGAGCCGTTATCACGTTCTTCACCAAGCCTAGTTTTATTGGGTAGCATCCATGTGATTTCTGGCATGGGTTGCCCATCAGCAGAACAGTTCAGCACGGCGGTTCTTCCCATCTGAGTCACCAATCGCTCATTAAAAGGATTTTTAAAAATGGGTCTCTTGAGCATACCTGTGACCTCCAGTTGAAGCAACATGACCGCCTCACCTCCATCATTCTGTGCCATACAGATGAACTCTGCTCTATCTGATGGCCGAACGTTACGAATCTCTAGCGTACCGTTGCTGTGAACGTTAATCCGGCTTCCGTAGTATGGTGCTGTGAGAAATATATTGTCCGGCATGATCCATGTGATCTTTGGGGGAGGATGTCCCTCAACCTTGCAGTCTATTAGTTTTCTAGAGTACTTGACTGCTATATCTTTCACCACAGTTCTGTTCTGTTTAAAGCCATTGATGATAGGTGGATTTCCATCAATGTCCAGCTTATATACTTGATTTTCCTCACCTGCTGCGTTACGAGCCGTGCAGACATACTCTCCAGCGTCGGCCAGTTTAACATTGCGTATATCAAGAGACCCATTTGCGTGCACTAAGCATCGCTCATTAGATGCAGCAATTATATCTTTGGATGGCAGCATCCACAGGACCTTTGGCTTGGGCTCCCCTGTAGCCTTACAGTCAAAGCGGATATTTCCACCTGGCCTCACCTTAGCATAGGTACGGTTTGGGGGTTGAATTCGAGGGACCGCAGTTACCACATTAATGTGAATATGGATCTTGTCCTTACCCAGTTTGTTTTCTGCATAACAGGTATAATTGCCCTCCTCACCCATTTCTACTTTATTGAAGTACAGCGTACCATTATTAAACACGGTGTACCACTTGGACCGAACTTCTCCAGCTCCATCCGATTGCACGGCACTATTAACCAAGGTACCATCGGGCAGCCCCCAAGATATCTCTGGGATGGGGAAACCAGCTGCCACACAGTCCACTTTTAGGTCATGGCCGTAAGGCACTTGTTTCTTACTAAAGACGTTTGATTCAATCCGAGCTGGCTTCATAATCACAGAAACCCTCATCAGCTTTACATCATCCCCCGCTTTGCTGCGTGCAAAGCACATGAAGTCCCCGGAATCCATCTCATTAACTGATTCAATGACGAGAGTGCCGTTCCCCTGGACCTTTATGCGGCTTCCcattctgaaatgaaaatatgacacTTTATAACAATGCACGGCAACTGTTGCAGTAAATACTTCCAATATGTCTgtcatctgtttttttaaacatgctaTTCAAAGACCAGCAAAtcactgtaaatatttatgttttttttatatttgtaggTTTCAATGCCTAAAAGTAAATTCTGCCTAAACTTACTCAATTGTTGGGAAACAATTCCTGAAATCGTCCTCTTTTAGTGATGTTTGTTAAAATATCCAGCAACAACTCAAAGCCTACTTTTCATGCCTAAAGGACTGGAAAACATTCTGAGggattgtttaaattaaaaacagagcACCCCATGTCATGGCTTGTTTTTGCAACATTTATTGAAGTTGCAcaaagatatgttgttgtttaaaaatttgtttgtgacggagcagttttgaAAGTCATTGTTTATCTAGAACCAGTGTGCCTATACTTGCTTCCcttatattattcatttttattattattggtaAAAgctattattacatttttttcttgcttgctaacacacaattcctgaaacaattcaccattttctcacaactataaacacattctcaaaaCAAAACCCCACATAAAACAGCCTCATTTTGCAATGGTTGAACCATGTTCTTATTCCGAAAACACATaatataatgaactgaagtgtcaagatTTAAACTCAAATAGTGCAGATGTATCCATAAGTAAACTGTTGACACACCAATCAGAATTTCAGGTTAATATTGATTGGTGCTCATCCTAGAATCATCTACTTGGCTTTATACTACTTACTCTAAACATACTGTTTAATTACAGTACAAACTTTATATGAGAGACATTTCACAATTCTGTGTCAAGTAAACTGAAGCATGTGTACACtctcaatttttcatttttcactaCCATAGAGATGACTACTTACAAAACATCATATAAcaaacaacatataaaaaacacCAACAGACCAAGAAATTTCTATAGTATTCTGTAACGAAATTGGACCAAATGCACAGGATGCAATTCTTATTAgttgctgcattcattcaccttttgttctccGGAGCCTTCACACATGATCGACCTTGAGAATTCAAACTCTAAGCTGATTTACTGCTGGAACCTTACGACATGGTGCAGCAGACTGTCCCTTCCAGCAGTGGATAACTCAAAGTCCCCCCccggctgccacctggggggGCTCAACCTAGATTCCCGTCCAAAGCATATAGGTTTTTGGCATCTCTGGTGTCTAGAGCTTACACTGCTGTGGGCCAAGCTGCCCCCTTTCTCCACgctatggccatcctgcaggtccatcaGGCCAgagcgttgagagagctccatgAATGTAAGACCAACCCAGTGCGTATGCATGAACTCCGCATCCCCACGACCTCGCTCAGAGGCAACCAAGGTGACCGCGCGGGCTCTTGGTCGGACAATGTCCACTCTtatggtccaggagagacacatCTAGCCCAACCTTGCACAGATGAGTGACGCAAATGTTTCAGGGCATCCTCTCAACCTCAGTCAGAGGCAAGGATGCTCACGTGCTTCGGGCCGAGGTCGCCACCCCTCTGGCAAAGGAAGAGATTGTGGTCCTCCCTCTAGACAAGATGTTCAGGTACCTActcaagctgccattcaggatgctcacgcaaaAGCACATCCTGGCGTCTATCAGATGACAAGATTGGTTCATGGCAATAGACCTGAGTGAAACTTACTTCCATGTCTCGATTTTCCCTCATTATCGCCCATTCCTACGGTTGGCTTTCAAGGGtcaggcatatcagtacagagtcctcccttttggtctgtccctgtccccatgAGTCTTCATGAAGATCGTGGCAGCCGCCCTCACTCCCCTCAAGGAGAGAGGTGTgggggtactaaactatcttgACGACTGGATCTTCtgactacaggtcaaccgagaaaagagcaagctctcccctgTGCAGTGCatctctttctcggtatggaactcaactctgtctccATGACAGCGCGACTGACTACAGTTCGCgctcagtcagtgttgaactgcctggaacaatTCAGGCAGTCAGCAGtgcccctgaaacaatttcagaggctcctgggacacatggtaTCCTCTGCAAGGGtgatacccctcgggttgatgcacataaGACTGCTCCAagactggctacagagtcgagttccctGGAGAGCATGGCACACCGCAGCAGGCGTATGACCAATACGCCTCTGTGCCGATTCACCCTAACCCATTGGTCTTGaattgcaggcgctccccaccagggaggaagacccaaccccttccgtgttgtgtccagtatgcgtactgcgcctctacttaggTGGGTCAGTGTGTTATTTCCACCTCCCTTCTTCCCCCACTGGGTGAATCAAAAGGCATTTTATCCATTACTAAGCTAACGTGACTAACATCCTGCAGGCGGGatgggcagagcagccctgccccttAGGTTGAGTATCAGCTTAGTTATCTAGCGCATAGCTCTAACAAACCTAGTGCTCCAGACGTAGTAACCCCTCAGCAGGTTGGTTCCGACGGATGTATCCTCATTATTAGTTTACagcttggtaacccatgacctttccTAGGTGGACCACCACCTCACGGTACTCCCTTCAGTCCCTGCATTCCTCCCATGAGTTCTCCCCTCACGACGTatgtaacctctgttccctgatggagtGAACAAGTCATTGTGTGCTTCTTGCCACAATGCTTGCCGCCTGCTGCAGCAGTCGAGAGATGCTCCCAGGCTCCTCAgcacaaaaggtgaatgaatgcagcagaCCGTCTCCCTTCTATACCGCATTTCCGGGGCGGAGTCCAGCATGCGAATTTGATTTGCCAATTTCATTCGACTTTTAAAAGTCGTCATAAGATGACTATGGTTCTCAAGATGAAAGGTTCTCAAGTCAAACCCCTTCTGTTGGTTCAGTAATAATAAGTATTTTACTTCTGTCAACAATTTAGTGTTGTTATTGGGTTGTGTATCATTTCTGTGTTGCAATtaattaaataactaaataacaaTTGTTTCCAAGCAGCTTTTGCCATTGGTTGAACCTGACATTTGAAGTTGAAAACGTCATAACGACACACCTAaccttgaaaaataaaattgatttgcAAAATAACAGGTAATAACCTACCTATCTGAGTGGTCCACAAGAGTCTTGGAAGGAAGCCTCCAAATGATATGGGGTTTTGGGTTCCCAATTGCAGAGCAGTTCAATTGAAGACGACCACCGTATAGCAGTTCAGTTTTTAGTGATGATGTTTGAATGATCTGAGGGGCAGTTTCAGTCCTCTTCACAGATAGCATGACCACACGCCGCTCTGATGATGTGCTGCTGGTTGCAACACATTCATATTTTCCACTTTCAGTTATTGCTACATTCCTCAGGTGAAGTGTACcgttaaaaaaaacagatatcTTTGGGTGTGAGGATCTAAAAGGCCTTATGATTGTGCCATCATGTAGGACCCAGAGTGTGGTAGGTTGGGGGTCACCATGACTTGAACAGGGCAAAAACAGATTCTGCCCAACATCAGCTTTAACCAGCTGTTGTTTCTCTTCCAGTATTAGCGGGGGTTCCTCCACCACTTGCAGACGAACAGTGACGGTGTCAGTATTTCCCGTATTACTTGCAAAACACTTGTAATTTCCACAATCAAAAGTTGACACATTTTGGATAGTTAGTATCCCCTTTGAGCTTACTGCTACTCTTCCATGCATAGTGTTTCGACTCCTAACTTCTGTGTGGTTTGGTAGAATCCATGACACAATTGGCACTGGTCTGCCCTCTGTATTGCATTCCAATTCTACAGTTTTCCCAGAGAGAACATTAACTTCCCTCACCTTTGGTTCCAATATACGGGTGGGATATTCCAGAACTGACAATGTAACCACAAGCTTATCAGAGCCATGCTCATTCTCTGCAAAACATATGTAATGCCCATGGTCTTTAATGTTTGCTCTTTGGATTGACAATGTTCCATTCTTCAAGACTTCAAATTTACCCATTTTGCTCCTGATTTTCAACATCTTACCTGGTGATataaaggaaagaaaagagaCTGTAAAATTATCAATTCTTCTCAAGAAGTTGAACATAGAAGTTTACTTACGCATGTTTGGTATGAACAAATATACCTGTGGTAGATGCAAATCGTCTCCAGCTGATTGTGGGTTCAGGATTGCCAGTCACATTGCAGGGAAGCAAGGCATCAGAGTTTAAAAGAACAGTGAAACTGGCAGCTTTTCCACCAATAATCATTGGCTTGTAAATAATATCCTCAACAGATGACCTATTTATAGTATTAGATAAGTCATACCTGGAAGAGCGGTCATAGGAATTTGAATTGCCTGTATCAATATTTTGTGAAGAAGGGGTGAGGGTGTAGAATTGTTTTTCAGTTTGATCAAACATTGTGACTGAACTTATTCTTCTCTCGTCTGATTTTCCCAGAGGTACACCAGATGAGGTATGACACTCAAAACAGTCCTTGTATGTTTTATCATATACGGTTGGCTGAACACTCATATAGGGTCTTTTTGTTGTGTATCTCAAACCCCTTTCTGCTTTAAGCCTCATATTAATGTTCACTGGGATTGCATTGGTGTTCCTCTGCGTTTGCGATTGTGGTGTAGTGTGTAATCCAATCGCTGTATGTCTTCTGTAAGTTGATGCTGGTTCAGTTGTCAAAGTGGTGAATTCTGGTAAATTAGAAAAAGACATAATTGAGTTTCTCCAAGCCTCAGAGTCAGCATTAATAGCTGGCAGAGGTGTCTTTCCTACTTTAAAGGGTGTAGGCAGAGGTCCTACTCCCACACTTTTGTTCTGACTGTGTGATGCTATACTGGTGGATTTGGTAGAAGATTTGTCTGAGATTTCAGTAACCGAGGCTTGGGGTGTTGTTAGGGTTTTGACCTGCCCTCTCCTTTTGAAGCCAGGCTTCTGATTTCCCCACAATCTTGTGTGAGAATCTGAGAGCCTACCCCGATCAAAATTTTGCTTTACCTCAGTTTTAATTGTTGGTGGGGCTGCCAAAGTGTTTGAAGCTGGTGTAGATTCTGTTGGAATGGGCAGCTCATGGAAAGCAGGAAACCTTGTAGCTGAAAGAGATATGACTCTATAAGATGTATCTGGTTCAAGATAGGAAGAAGAGCCCGATGCGTCATCAGTTGATGTTtccagaatgtttttttctattgtcATTGGTGGGGAGCCAATTATACGTGGAAGCTGCAAATCTTCAGAAGATACCGCAGTTGACACCCTTTTCTTCACCTCAGGTTTTGCTACGGATGCCTTCATGTGCTCTTGTACAGTCGACAATTCTTTGACATTCTCTTGTGTGATTTTAGAAGACTTTGTAGTTGGGATTGGCATTGATAGAGGAACATAAGCATCTTTGGTTAGTTCGATCTCCTCTgcataaacatcatttttataatattgtggCTCTTTAAGTATGGAATGAAGATTAGTTGCTAACTTCTGTGATTCAGTTACAGCATTGGTCTTGGGCGAGGTTGACCAATTTGTACCCGGTATTGTTAAGACACTTTTTTCTATTGGTATGCGATAACTAGTGGTAGGACTGACCAAGCTTTGATCCACTGtagttttgcatttttctgCCGACACTCCAGCTTTAAATCTCCCCTCATCATCACAATCTGAGATTTGTTCCACAGTGTCTGGTGAAGTGAGATTGTCCCCTTTGTTAACAGACAGATGTTTAAATTTATCTAGTAAAGACTTAATGTCTGAAATTTTGCTGGGACGAATGA
Protein-coding regions in this window:
- the igsf10 gene encoding immunoglobulin superfamily member 10 → MSFSNLPEFTTLTTEPASTYRRHTAIGLHTTPQSQTQRNTNAIPVNINMRLKAERGLRYTTKRPYMSVQPTVYDKTYKDCFECHTSSGVPLGKSDERRISSVTMFDQTEKQFYTLTPSSQNIDTGNSNSYDRSSRYDLSNTINRSSVEDIIYKPMIIGGKAASFTVLLNSDALLPCNVTGNPEPTISWRRFASTTGKMLKIRSKMGKFEVLKNGTLSIQRANIKDHGHYICFAENEHGSDKLVVTLSVLEYPTRILEPKVREVNVLSGKTVELECNTEGRPVPIVSWILPNHTEVRSRNTMHGRVAVSSKGILTIQNVSTFDCGNYKCFASNTGNTDTVTVRLQVVEEPPLILEEKQQLVKADVGQNLFLPCSSHGDPQPTTLWVLHDGTIIRPFRSSHPKISVFFNGTLHLRNVAITESGKYECVATSSTSSERRVVMLSVKRTETAPQIIQTSSLKTELLYGGRLQLNCSAIGNPKPHIIWRLPSKTLVDHSDRMGSRIKVQGNGTLVIESVNEMDSGDFMCFARSKAGDDVKLMRVSVIMKPARIESNVFSKKQVPYGHDLKVDCVAAGFPIPEISWGLPDGTLVNSAVQSDGAGEVRSKWYTVFNNGTLYFNKVEMGEEGNYTCYAENKLGKDKIHIHINVVTAVPRIQPPNRTYAKVRPGGNIRFDCKATGEPKPKVLWMLPSKDIIAASNERCLVHANGSLDIRNVKLADAGEYVCTARNAAGEENQVYKLDIDGNPPIINGFKQNRTVVKDIAVKYSRKLIDCKVEGHPPPKITWIMPDNIFLTAPYYGSRINVHSNGTLEIRNVRPSDRAEFICMAQNDGGEAVMLLQLEVTGMLKRPIFKNPFNERLVTQMGRTAVLNCSADGQPMPEITWMLPNKTRLGEERDNGSRYHLSKDGTLVIHHSRREDAGKYRCSAKNQAGYIEKLIVFEVFQKPYILTRPRGMIRCSSGEPLYLHCLTDGRKARISWIMPGGYALSRPQVSGRYHLMENGTLVIRRTTINDGGNYVCQAKNEAGVALLTVPVIIMAFAPRIITGPPPAVRGLTGVPVYLPCFAKGVPKPDIIWELPDHSVLTTTGNRTPEISHLLHPQGTLVIQNPTRADSGNYKCSAVNILGRDTKITDMTVI